TGTTTCTTTACGAATAGCGGAGGTCCTATATATAGCGCGCCTACCAGTAGAGCGCCTAAAAAAACCAATGCACCGGCAAAAAAATTATTTTTAAAAATATCATCTATCATATTTTGAATACCCTAACACAATATTAAGCTACTGGAGAAATAAAAATCTCGTGAAAAACTTTTTGAATATCCAAATCAACTGTGGCAAAAACATCGACTATTTTAAGAGCCGAGTCGCCCCCGCCAAAAATATTACTAACAGGAAACTTCCCTCGGTTAATTTGAGTCAAAATTGCTTGTCTTAAAGAATCTTTTTGGTTATCAATGACTTCTAAAATATTATCTCCCCTTTCTCTGTTGTTTTGTCTGGAACCCAGTAAAACCACCGGGGTACCAAAATAGGCCCCTTCACGAATAAAGCTGGAAGAATTGCCTACGGCACAGGCTGTATATTTTAAATACTTATAAAAATCATCGGGGTGTAATGTTTTTGTAAAAAAAACATTATTGGGCTTTTCTTTTTCTAACCAATTTTTAATAACACCACCTAAGGCGTCTGAACCGGCATCAATATTAGAACCTAAAATAATTTTGGGTATTGATATTTCTTTTATAGCAGAGATTAAATTTTGAGCAAATTTAAAATTTTCTTCCGAAGAAATTGTAGTAACGGGATGAGCTAAGATTAAAAGATAGGGTTTTGATATATCCAGTTTAGAAAAGACATCCGGCCTAATTTTAAAATCCACATTAGCAATAGCATCTATGGCCGGAGAACCCACGTTAAAAACTTTCTCTGGATTTTCACCCATTTGTATAACTCTATTTCTGCTAGATTCTGTAGAAGTGAAATGAATATGCGCCAGCTTGGTTATAGCATGTCTTACGCTTTCATCTATAGTGCCACTCATATCACCGCCTTCATTGTGGGCTATGGGAATGTTTAGATAGGAAGCGACCATGGCCACAGCCATCATTTCAAATCTGTCGGCATTAACGAAAACCACATCGGGTTTTATTTTTCTAATTTCATCGGTTAGTTTTTCTAGTCCAAACCCTGCGGTTTTAGCCATTGTTTCCGATTTACCGCCGTCAAAAAAAATTGGCACATATGCTTCTAACTCAAAACCATCTGCTAAAAGATTTCTGGCTAAAAAATCATTTTTAAAAACATATTTTTTACCCAAGAAAGATCTTATTCGCGCTAACATATACCAAGGCAAAGCTAAAAACCAAGATCTGGGACGGCTATTTATTATATTTTTTAAAAAATAACCATAAGCCGCGGGTACACCTACTATTATCTTTAAATCTAAGTTTGGATGATTTTTTATAGCATTAAGAACCGGACGCAACCGACCATAGTGGGCTCGGTTAAATATTGGAACTAAAATTTTTCTTTTAGGATTCATAACAGTCAAACTATCATTTCTAGAGAAATCGGTTGGTTCTTAGTTATAGCTTGAGAAGCTTTTTTACCAAGAATATTTTCATATTTTTCGGAAGGCAAGCCGTCCAAATGCAATTGTGGGCGCATAGCTCCCAACATTTCTTGTTTGATCTCTATGCCTGCTGGTATATCTGTTAAAGCTACCAACGTTTTTCTAAAAAACGGCCTAAACTTAACTTCGCCTTCTTGTAAAACTTTTATGGTTTTACCCATCCCCTCTTTTACAATTTCCTTGTTAAGATATTCTTCTTTTTTATTTGGATTTGATTCTATGTTTCTTATCTCTGAAACCATAAGCTTAAGTTCTTCTGGTGTCATAGCCACTTTATGATCCGAACCCCATAAATCGCGATTTAAAGAAAAATGTTTTTCTATTATTTTGGCGCCCAGAGCTACAGCCGCTAAAGCCGAATCCATACCGATAGAATGATCGGAAAAACCTATGGGCACATTATATCTTTCCTTAAAAAAGTTAATCGTTTGCAGCTGAAGTTCTTCGGGTGGGCAGGGATATTTAGAAACACAATGCAACAAAGAAAAATCCGCGCCCTTATCTTTTAAAAATTTAACAGCCAGATCCACCTCTGCCAATGTGCTCATGCCCGCCGAGATTATAATCGGCTTTCCGGTTGAAGCCAGATAATCTAGCATTACAAAATCCAAAATATCGCCCGAACCTACTTTCCATAAATCTACGCCAACTTCTTCGTTTAAAAGCCTAGCCGCACCGCGACTCATTGGTGTAGAGAAAAAAATAATACCAAGCTCATCGCAATACTTTTTTAGTTCCTGCCAAAACCAAACTGGCGTAGCACTGGTATTTCTCTTAACCCAACTATATCTGTCTGCTCCGTTAAAATGAGGAGCCACAACATTTATATTGGCCTGCTCATCGTCTACGGTGTGAGTTTGAAACTTAACAGCATCAGCACCAGCTTCTTTGGCCAAACGAACCAGCTCTTTAGCATTAGCTAAATAAACCTCTGGCGTTTGATCGGCTTCGGTCTGTATAAAACCTTTGCCGATTTCGGCTACGACAAAAACGGAGTTATTTGCGTGTTTTAAATTTTCTATTTTAAACCCCATTTTTATGCCTATTACAACAATTTTTAACTTATCTTAGTTTCCCAGACTTGACGAACTTTTCAACCTCTTTAGCTATAAAATCTTCAGTTATATGCATAGCCTCAAAAGTAGCTCCGCCTATATGCGGAGTTATTATTAAATTGTCGTGTGCCTTGGCATACTTCCACAAAAAATCCTGCTTGAGATGGGCGCCATCGGATAATTCGTTATCCATAACATCTATGGCCGATCCGGCTATCATTTTTTGGGACAGAGCCTTATACAAAGCCTGCTTTTCTATTAACTCTGCCCGTGCAGTATTGATAAAATAAGCCGTGGGTTTCATCAATCTAAAATGCTTCAATTTTAGGAAACTATGATTTTTTTCTGTCAAAAGCGCGTGGAGAGAAACAACATCGGAAATTTTTAGCAATTTTTCTAAACTAACAAAATCAACACCTCTTGCAGGCTTCACATAAGGATCATAAGCCACTATTTTCATGCCAAGAGCTTTGCCATATCGAGCCATAATTTTTCCAAGCCGACCGTACCCAATAATTCCCAATATCTTTCCAGAAAGTTGATAACCACGAAAACTCATTCTATCCCACTGACTTTCTTTTTTAATATTTTCAAATGCAGGGTTTATGTTTCTTACTAAAGATATCATTAAACCAAAAGCTAATTCAGCGGTAGAAGTAATATTTCTTAAAAAACCAGTATGTCCCCTTAAACTAATAATTTCAATTCCTTTTGATTTAGAGTAACCTATATCTATATGGTTTAGACCAGTCGTTGGAGTTGCAATTATTTTAAGATTGGGCATCTTATCAATCCAGAATCTATCTATGGCATATTTTAATCTGACCACAAGTATATCAGCCAAGAACTTTGGCCCTTGTTTTTTTAAGGCTTCAACTGAAGTACAAAAATAAACCTGCCCCAATTTTTTATACAAAGCAAGGGCTTTTAGAGAATAATCCTCTGACTCAACAATTAAAGTTTTCATGACTTTAGCTACCTAAATTTAAACTTTCGCGCGGCAAATAAAGTCATTTTTAGCAAAAGCCAGCCATGGCGCCAGCGCTGAATATTGGTATCGCCATAGGTTCTAGCCTGATACCGAATAGGCATTTCTACTATTTTTAAATTCAATTTAGCCGCACCAAAAAGCAAATCGAAATCGCCAAAAGGGTCAAAATCGCCAAAGTATTTCCTGTTAGCTGCAATAAATTCGTAATCTTTTTTAAATAAAACTTTAGTGCCACAAAGAGTATCTTTTATGCGTTGGCCTAAAATCCAGCTAAACATCAAACTAAAAAATTTATTGCCTAAAATATTTAAAAATCTCATTGACTCGTTTTCTAGCGGATACACCAGACGCGAGCCATTTATAAATTCTCCTTTTCCAGAAATTATAGCATTATAAAACTTTGGCAAATCTTCCGGCGGCATAGTTAAATCGGCATCAAGAATCATCAGAACTTCTCCCTTGGCTTTTTCAAAGCCCAACCGTACCTTATCTCGTTTGTTATCAATAATTCCTTCATACCAATGTATATTCTGTTTTCCGACATATATCTCTGCTACTCGTTTAATTTCTTCAAATGTGCCGTCCGATGATCCTTTTTCAACAAAAATAATCTCTTGATAAGTACCAAATCTAGGTATTCGTTTAACAGCATCCTCAATATTTCCCTTTTCATTGCGACATGGAATAATAATGGAAACTGATCTTTCTTCTCGATCTTGAGGAATAGGACGAGCAACGACATACTGAATTACACCAACTTTTCTAATTAAAGGTAGGTTGCCTATGTAGCGATTTATAATTACCGAAATAAACGGTATATACACAGGTAAAACCAATTGGTTGTCACTTTTAATAATTTCAAACCCGCTCATGTATAGCAGGTTTTCTACATCTTTTAGTGAAAGCCAATTTTGCAAATGTTGACGATCTTTTATGTGGAGTAACTCTGCGAGTCTCAAGATAGGTTCCCAGAGATAGTTGTAATACGTAATAACAAGTTTTGTTTTTGCGTGAGTAACACGTCTTAAATTTGAAAAAACGCACTCAACATCATTTACTGAGCCAACTAAATCGGAAAGAATAATATAATCAAAACTCTCTCCAATTTTTAAATCTTCCGCATTATCAACTCGCCACTCTAAAGAAGGATATTTTGAACGAGCCTTATTCATCATTCG
Above is a genomic segment from bacterium containing:
- the neuC gene encoding UDP-N-acetylglucosamine 2-epimerase, whose amino-acid sequence is MNPKRKILVPIFNRAHYGRLRPVLNAIKNHPNLDLKIIVGVPAAYGYFLKNIINSRPRSWFLALPWYMLARIRSFLGKKYVFKNDFLARNLLADGFELEAYVPIFFDGGKSETMAKTAGFGLEKLTDEIRKIKPDVVFVNADRFEMMAVAMVASYLNIPIAHNEGGDMSGTIDESVRHAITKLAHIHFTSTESSRNRVIQMGENPEKVFNVGSPAIDAIANVDFKIRPDVFSKLDISKPYLLILAHPVTTISSEENFKFAQNLISAIKEISIPKIILGSNIDAGSDALGGVIKNWLEKEKPNNVFFTKTLHPDDFYKYLKYTACAVGNSSSFIREGAYFGTPVVLLGSRQNNRERGDNILEVIDNQKDSLRQAILTQINRGKFPVSNIFGGGDSALKIVDVFATVDLDIQKVFHEIFISPVA
- a CDS encoding N-acetylneuraminate synthase family protein; amino-acid sequence: MGFKIENLKHANNSVFVVAEIGKGFIQTEADQTPEVYLANAKELVRLAKEAGADAVKFQTHTVDDEQANINVVAPHFNGADRYSWVKRNTSATPVWFWQELKKYCDELGIIFFSTPMSRGAARLLNEEVGVDLWKVGSGDILDFVMLDYLASTGKPIIISAGMSTLAEVDLAVKFLKDKGADFSLLHCVSKYPCPPEELQLQTINFFKERYNVPIGFSDHSIGMDSALAAVALGAKIIEKHFSLNRDLWGSDHKVAMTPEELKLMVSEIRNIESNPNKKEEYLNKEIVKEGMGKTIKVLQEGEVKFRPFFRKTLVALTDIPAGIEIKQEMLGAMRPQLHLDGLPSEKYENILGKKASQAITKNQPISLEMIV
- a CDS encoding NAD(P)-dependent oxidoreductase is translated as MKTLIVESEDYSLKALALYKKLGQVYFCTSVEALKKQGPKFLADILVVRLKYAIDRFWIDKMPNLKIIATPTTGLNHIDIGYSKSKGIEIISLRGHTGFLRNITSTAELAFGLMISLVRNINPAFENIKKESQWDRMSFRGYQLSGKILGIIGYGRLGKIMARYGKALGMKIVAYDPYVKPARGVDFVSLEKLLKISDVVSLHALLTEKNHSFLKLKHFRLMKPTAYFINTARAELIEKQALYKALSQKMIAGSAIDVMDNELSDGAHLKQDFLWKYAKAHDNLIITPHIGGATFEAMHITEDFIAKEVEKFVKSGKLR
- a CDS encoding glycosyltransferase, encoding MPKILLAEHFDLKAETRDYWKKRNWYYHQNLENLLCFLIPKKQLVLEIGAGTGDLLNAVMPSRGVGVDISSRMMNKARSKYPSLEWRVDNAEDLKIGESFDYIILSDLVGSVNDVECVFSNLRRVTHAKTKLVITYYNYLWEPILRLAELLHIKDRQHLQNWLSLKDVENLLYMSGFEIIKSDNQLVLPVYIPFISVIINRYIGNLPLIRKVGVIQYVVARPIPQDREERSVSIIIPCRNEKGNIEDAVKRIPRFGTYQEIIFVEKGSSDGTFEEIKRVAEIYVGKQNIHWYEGIIDNKRDKVRLGFEKAKGEVLMILDADLTMPPEDLPKFYNAIISGKGEFINGSRLVYPLENESMRFLNILGNKFFSLMFSWILGQRIKDTLCGTKVLFKKDYEFIAANRKYFGDFDPFGDFDLLFGAAKLNLKIVEMPIRYQARTYGDTNIQRWRHGWLLLKMTLFAARKFKFR